The DNA window CAATTCGTTCGGATACCTCTATGGCACACCGGGTTTCCAGGCACCGGAGATCGTGCGGACCGGCCCGACGGTCGCCACCGACATCTACACGGTGGGCCGCACGCTGGCCGCACTCACGCTCAACCTGCAGACCCGCAACGGCCGTTACGTCGACGGCCTGCCCGAACACGACCCGGTGTTGACCACCTACGACTCCTTCCGCCGGGTGCTGCGCCGCGCCACCGACCCCGACCCGCGGCGCCGGTTCGCCAGCACCGAGGAGTTGTCCGCCCAGCTGCTGGGTGTCCTGCGCGAGGTGGTCGCCCACGACAGCGGGACGCCACGGCCGGGCCTGTCGACCATCTTCAGCCCCAGCCGTTCGACGTTCGGGGTGGACTTGCTGGTCGCGCACACCGACGTGTACCTGGACGGCCAGGTCCACTCCGAGAAGCTGACCGCCCGCGAGATCGTGACCGCATTGCAAGTGCCGCTGGTGGATCCGGCCGACGTCGCGGCCCCGGTTCTGCAGGCGACGGTGTTGTCCCAGCCGGTGCAGACGCTGGATTCGTTGCGCGCGGCCCGGCACGGCACGCTGGACGCCGACGGCGTCGAGGTGTCCGAGTCGACCGAACTGCCGCTGATGGAGGTCCGCGCGCTGCTCGATCTGGGCGACGTGGCCAAGGCCACCCGCAAGCTCGACGACCTGGCCGAGCGGGTCGGCTGGCAATGGCGGCTGGTGTGGTACAAGGCCGTGGCCGAGCTGCTTACCGGCGATTACGACTCGGCCACAACGCATTTCATCGAAGTGCTGGACACGTTCCCCGGCGAGCTGGCACCCAAGCTGGCGCTGGCCGCCACCGCCGAACTGGCCGGCGACGTCGACGACCACAAGTTCTACGAGACGGTGTGGAAGACCAATGACGGGGTGATCTCGGCCGCGTTCGGATTGGCCAGAACACTTTCCGCGGAAGGGGATCGGGCCGCGGCGGTGCGCACGCTGGACGAGGTGCCTGCCACCTCGAGGCACTTCACCACCGCGCGACTGACCAGCGCCGTGACGCTGTTGTCCGGCCGCACCAAGAGCGAGATCACCGAGGAGGACATCCGCGACGCGGCCCGGCGGGTGGAGGCGTTGCCGCCCACCGAACCCCGCGTCCTGCAGATCCGCGCGCTGGTGCTGGGCTGTGCGATGGACTGGTTGGAAGACAACAAGGCCAGTACCAACCACATCCTCGGGTTCCCGTTCACCGAGCACGGGCTGCGGCTGGGCGTCGAGGCATCGCTGCGCAATCTGGCCCGCGTCGCCCCCACCCAGCGGCACCGCTACGCGCTGGTGGACATGGCGAACCGGGTTCGGCCCACCAGCACGTTCTAGGTTTCGCAGGTTCGTCGGGCCCCTCTTTCCGTTCAGTGTGA is part of the Mycobacterium mantenii genome and encodes:
- a CDS encoding serine/threonine-protein kinase PknG encodes the protein MAEPDKHTEQPESGSEDVAPGTQPADVQSGAATGRLQATQALFRPDFDDDDDDDFPHISLGALETDPQDRMTVATRSVPAVRQLGGGLVEIPRGRDIDPVEALMTNPVVPESKRFCWNCGKPVGRSSKKAKGTSEGWCPACGSPYSFLPQLNPGDIVAGQYEVKGCIAHGGLGWVYLAVDHNVNDRPVVLKGLVHSGDAEAQAIAMAERQFLAEVVHPQIVQIFNFVEHKDQHQNPIGLIVMEYVGGQPLKHGKGEKLPVAEAVAYLLEILPALSYLHSIGLVYNDLKPENIMLTEEQLKLIDLGAVSRINSFGYLYGTPGFQAPEIVRTGPTVATDIYTVGRTLAALTLNLQTRNGRYVDGLPEHDPVLTTYDSFRRVLRRATDPDPRRRFASTEELSAQLLGVLREVVAHDSGTPRPGLSTIFSPSRSTFGVDLLVAHTDVYLDGQVHSEKLTAREIVTALQVPLVDPADVAAPVLQATVLSQPVQTLDSLRAARHGTLDADGVEVSESTELPLMEVRALLDLGDVAKATRKLDDLAERVGWQWRLVWYKAVAELLTGDYDSATTHFIEVLDTFPGELAPKLALAATAELAGDVDDHKFYETVWKTNDGVISAAFGLARTLSAEGDRAAAVRTLDEVPATSRHFTTARLTSAVTLLSGRTKSEITEEDIRDAARRVEALPPTEPRVLQIRALVLGCAMDWLEDNKASTNHILGFPFTEHGLRLGVEASLRNLARVAPTQRHRYALVDMANRVRPTSTF